A portion of the Acidisarcina polymorpha genome contains these proteins:
- a CDS encoding arabinose isomerase gives MDFIPGEISQSHRVGLFSIGLETYWNQFPGLRDRLAGYNREIASRLESSGVLVLNLGMIDTSEKAVAAGHAFRQHDVDLIFLHVATYALSSTVLPVVRRSKAPVILLNLSPLAAIDYAAFNQMKDRTQMTGEWLAHCQSCSVPEIANVFRRCEIPFHQVTGMLADGDEAWEEVRDWLAASRVVHQMEHNRLGVMGHYYSGMLDIYADMTLQSGVFGTHIEIVEVDELSARRRAVCADAIAGRVAEIQRAFEVQPDCSLIELERAARTSLALDKLVEDYRLGSLAYYYKGVGIPENEDSISSIIVGNSLLTGRGIPVAGELEIKNVQAMKILDCLGAGGSFSEYYANDFLDDVVLMGHDGPSHIAIADGKPKLRPLGVYHGKVGSGLSIEMSVRHGPVTLLSVAEDGKGSLKLVVAEGESVAGPILEIGNTNSRYRFSIGSRRFLEEWNAQGPAHHCAIGIGHRFKQLHKVARLLGIECVRVC, from the coding sequence ATGGACTTCATTCCAGGCGAAATTAGCCAGAGTCATCGAGTTGGTCTCTTCAGCATCGGTCTGGAGACTTATTGGAACCAGTTCCCGGGACTTCGCGATCGGCTGGCGGGTTACAACCGAGAGATTGCGAGCCGTCTAGAGTCTTCGGGGGTTCTGGTCCTCAACCTCGGGATGATCGACACCTCGGAGAAGGCGGTCGCCGCAGGCCACGCATTCCGCCAGCATGATGTCGACCTAATCTTCCTTCATGTCGCTACGTACGCACTCTCCTCCACCGTGCTTCCGGTGGTGCGTCGCTCAAAGGCTCCGGTCATCCTCTTGAATCTTTCGCCGCTGGCGGCGATCGATTATGCCGCATTCAACCAGATGAAAGATCGCACCCAGATGACCGGGGAGTGGCTTGCCCATTGCCAGTCCTGTTCGGTGCCCGAGATCGCGAATGTCTTTCGCCGCTGTGAAATTCCTTTTCATCAAGTCACAGGGATGTTGGCTGATGGAGACGAGGCATGGGAGGAAGTCCGAGACTGGCTCGCGGCCTCAAGGGTAGTCCATCAGATGGAACACAATCGCCTGGGGGTCATGGGACACTACTACAGCGGAATGCTCGATATTTATGCGGACATGACCTTGCAATCTGGGGTCTTCGGCACACATATCGAGATTGTCGAGGTAGACGAGCTTTCGGCACGCCGGAGGGCGGTTTGCGCCGATGCAATTGCCGGTCGAGTCGCTGAGATTCAGCGGGCATTCGAAGTACAGCCGGATTGCTCCTTGATCGAGCTTGAACGTGCTGCGCGCACTTCTCTCGCGCTCGACAAGCTGGTTGAAGATTATCGTTTAGGCTCACTCGCTTACTACTACAAGGGTGTGGGTATTCCCGAAAACGAAGACTCTATAAGCTCAATCATCGTCGGCAACAGCCTGCTTACCGGACGCGGCATTCCGGTTGCGGGCGAGCTCGAGATCAAGAACGTTCAAGCCATGAAGATCCTTGATTGTCTCGGGGCGGGCGGTTCGTTTTCCGAGTACTACGCCAATGACTTCTTGGATGACGTTGTGCTCATGGGACATGATGGGCCTAGCCATATTGCCATCGCGGACGGTAAGCCAAAGTTGCGTCCTCTAGGCGTCTATCACGGCAAAGTCGGTAGCGGATTGTCCATCGAGATGTCGGTCAGGCATGGGCCTGTTACCCTGCTGTCGGTTGCTGAAGACGGAAAAGGCTCGCTCAAGCTGGTCGTGGCGGAGGGAGAGTCCGTCGCGGGACCGATTCTTGAAATCGGCAACACGAACAGCCGGTATCGTTTTTCAATCGGGAGCCGGCGTTTTCTAGAGGAATGGAACGCACAAGGTCCAGCGCACCATTGCGCTATTGGCATTGGTCACCGCTTCAAGCAATTACATAAGGTTGCGCGTCTCCTCGGTATTGAATGTGTGCGCGTTTGTTAG